A section of the Vibrio vulnificus CMCP6 genome encodes:
- the flgA gene encoding flagellar basal body P-ring formation chaperone FlgA: MAYSNTYLSSFTIYKCRAFYKSYAKSIGILLTLFSFFAHGATENQIKQIQLAAEEHILANVEAPLGGQLTVSAANIDSRIKATDCPIALVTSSTSTNSTRSNINVLVECPPDEWQIYVPVRLSIAVSLVTANRSLSRGEIISFSDVSTNLIELQRFRKEGYSDINQVVGAKVKRVLRPGDVVERGDICVVCRNEKVVIKATKDGMTITTQGTSLQDGATGEQVRVKNDKSQRIIEGIVTGIAEVTVSF, from the coding sequence ATGGCGTATTCTAATACTTATTTATCTTCATTTACCATCTATAAGTGTAGAGCTTTCTATAAAAGTTACGCTAAGTCTATCGGCATTTTGCTAACTTTGTTTAGTTTTTTTGCGCATGGCGCGACAGAAAATCAAATAAAACAGATACAGTTAGCTGCAGAAGAACACATTTTAGCCAATGTGGAGGCCCCATTGGGAGGCCAGTTGACTGTCAGTGCCGCTAATATAGATAGTAGAATAAAAGCGACCGATTGCCCGATTGCTTTGGTAACAAGTTCCACTTCAACCAATAGCACTCGAAGTAATATTAATGTTCTTGTGGAATGTCCACCAGATGAATGGCAGATCTATGTTCCTGTGAGACTGTCGATTGCCGTTTCCCTTGTAACGGCAAATCGCTCCCTTAGCCGGGGAGAAATCATCTCCTTCTCAGATGTGAGTACCAATTTGATAGAGTTGCAACGCTTTCGTAAAGAAGGGTATTCCGACATCAATCAAGTCGTTGGGGCGAAAGTAAAACGCGTTTTGCGTCCTGGTGATGTAGTGGAACGAGGAGACATCTGTGTTGTATGCCGCAATGAAAAAGTGGTGATAAAAGCAACAAAGGATGGGATGACAATCACAACTCAAGGCACCTCATTGCAAGATGGCGCAACAGGGGAACAAGTTCGGGTGAAAAATGACAAGTCTCAGCGTATAATCGAAGGAATTGTGACCGGCATTGCTGAAGTGACTGTTTCGTTTTAA
- a CDS encoding flagella synthesis protein FlgN, producing the protein MAALVDLVNFQFENAKALSIVLEKESKIIASRVSADIEKIAKEKMTLIGRLQQTDQRIASHPHVNQLTEDTYLRETVASIQSIILDCQQINQINGEALTRAQSSFNKLNNMLQHSHGKIGMTYNAGGKTHTISTLGTNIKA; encoded by the coding sequence ATGGCTGCTTTAGTTGATTTAGTAAATTTCCAGTTTGAAAATGCTAAAGCTCTCTCTATTGTGTTAGAAAAGGAAAGCAAGATCATTGCTAGCCGTGTTTCAGCAGATATTGAGAAAATTGCCAAAGAAAAGATGACGCTCATTGGTCGTTTACAACAAACTGACCAGCGAATTGCCTCTCACCCGCATGTCAATCAACTTACCGAAGATACTTACTTAAGAGAAACGGTTGCCAGTATTCAATCTATTATTCTTGATTGCCAACAAATCAACCAAATCAACGGCGAAGCGCTTACGCGCGCTCAATCTAGCTTCAACAAACTCAATAATATGCTGCAACATAGCCACGGAAAAATAGGCATGACTTATAATGCCGGTGGTAAAACGCATACCATTTCTACCCTTGGTACCAATATCAAAGCGTAA
- a CDS encoding FlgO family outer membrane protein, whose translation MKKWIVVASVMALSSCAYSPIYNGKEPYSGSQFMLMESPRHTMDFFVESLTEDLILSNTSVSARTPIAVTSFVDLQNMDSTNWLGNSVSEGFIYQLQRRGFKVVDFKTTGSIQVTQQGDFALSRDWKDLAQEQEIQYVLTGTMLRQEGGVLVNARVVGMQTRVVVASAQGFLPAERIGRDLDTLNSIRTQDGVIIRSDPTIRQPYTVILRP comes from the coding sequence ATGAAAAAATGGATTGTTGTAGCGTCCGTCATGGCTTTGAGTTCATGCGCCTACTCACCGATTTACAACGGTAAAGAACCGTACTCGGGCAGCCAATTTATGCTGATGGAAAGCCCGCGTCATACTATGGACTTCTTTGTCGAGAGCCTGACGGAAGATCTGATTCTGTCAAATACCAGTGTGTCTGCTCGCACGCCGATTGCCGTCACCTCGTTTGTTGATTTGCAGAACATGGATTCAACCAACTGGCTTGGAAATTCCGTGTCTGAAGGCTTTATTTACCAACTTCAGCGTCGTGGCTTCAAAGTCGTGGATTTCAAAACCACGGGATCAATTCAAGTGACGCAACAAGGCGATTTTGCTTTGAGCCGTGATTGGAAAGATCTCGCACAAGAACAAGAAATCCAATATGTACTAACAGGGACCATGCTACGACAAGAAGGCGGCGTGTTAGTCAACGCTCGCGTTGTGGGGATGCAAACTCGAGTGGTAGTGGCTTCAGCTCAAGGCTTCTTACCTGCTGAACGCATTGGCCGCGACTTGGATACATTGAACAGCATTCGCACTCAAGATGGGGTGATCATTCGTTCAGATCCGACCATTCGTCAACCATATACCGTGATCCTGCGTCCATAG
- the chiP gene encoding chitoporin, whose protein sequence is MSYLKKSLLATAVTGLMFSGAAFAEGANSDAAKNYLTKDSFAYEVYGVIAMQAAYRDYDSGDAKTDDNLGGMQFNNESRIGFRGKKNFANFGPTFIWQIEGGYVDPSFGGEGAGLGERDTFVGFESESMGQVRVGRVLTPLYEVVDWPGSNPGLGDVYDWGGAIGGAKYQDRQSNTIRWDSPMYGEAFSLDVAAGAGDKAGLGEGDDFWAGLAAHYKIGPIQLDAAYEGNRNIVAEGQTWDNDTYLVGVQGWFENGISFFAQYKMMEASANNGVDEKQNAMTAGLMYTAGDWQYKLGYAANFELERNGKTINNTDDNVISAQVMYFVDPSAVLYARARTLDFGDGATLLDDNTKTRWKSDDYTEFSVGVEYYF, encoded by the coding sequence ATGTCTTACCTAAAGAAAAGCTTATTAGCAACAGCAGTGACTGGCCTAATGTTCAGTGGTGCAGCATTTGCAGAAGGTGCGAACAGCGATGCAGCAAAAAACTATTTAACTAAAGACTCTTTTGCATACGAAGTATACGGTGTAATTGCGATGCAGGCCGCTTACCGCGATTACGATTCTGGTGACGCAAAAACAGATGACAACCTAGGTGGCATGCAGTTCAACAACGAATCGCGCATTGGTTTCCGCGGTAAGAAGAACTTTGCTAACTTCGGGCCAACGTTCATTTGGCAAATTGAAGGTGGCTATGTAGACCCAAGCTTCGGCGGTGAAGGTGCTGGCCTTGGTGAACGTGATACATTCGTTGGTTTTGAAAGTGAATCAATGGGTCAAGTCCGTGTTGGTCGCGTATTGACTCCGCTTTACGAAGTGGTTGACTGGCCAGGATCGAACCCAGGTCTAGGTGATGTATACGACTGGGGTGGCGCTATCGGTGGTGCTAAGTACCAAGATCGCCAATCTAACACCATCCGTTGGGACTCTCCAATGTACGGCGAAGCATTCTCTCTAGATGTGGCAGCTGGCGCTGGTGACAAGGCTGGCCTTGGTGAAGGCGACGATTTCTGGGCTGGCTTAGCGGCACACTACAAAATTGGTCCAATCCAATTAGACGCGGCGTACGAAGGTAACCGCAATATTGTTGCTGAAGGTCAAACTTGGGACAACGATACTTACCTAGTGGGCGTTCAAGGTTGGTTTGAAAACGGCATTTCTTTCTTCGCTCAATACAAGATGATGGAAGCAAGTGCTAACAACGGTGTTGACGAGAAGCAAAATGCAATGACTGCAGGCTTGATGTACACCGCGGGTGACTGGCAGTACAAATTGGGCTACGCGGCTAACTTTGAGCTAGAGCGTAACGGCAAAACAATCAACAACACAGATGACAACGTAATTTCTGCACAAGTTATGTACTTTGTTGACCCATCTGCAGTACTGTACGCTCGTGCTCGTACGCTAGACTTTGGCGACGGAGCGACTTTACTAGATGACAATACGAAGACTCGTTGGAAGTCAGATGATTACACTGAGTTCTCAGTGGGTGTTGAATACTACTTCTAA
- the flgM gene encoding flagellar biosynthesis anti-sigma factor FlgM yields the protein MASIDNIRSGQIMTTNSRGPARADSNSVSDTRNEAKKSNVGQDAVSLSQQSRDIEQLHQEMASKPAFDAAKVAAIKEAIANGSYRVDPEKLADNMMKFENELADRVKA from the coding sequence ATGGCAAGTATCGATAACATACGTTCAGGTCAAATCATGACGACAAACAGTCGTGGCCCTGCGCGTGCCGATTCAAATTCGGTATCTGATACCCGTAACGAAGCGAAAAAAAGCAACGTCGGGCAAGATGCAGTCTCTTTGAGTCAACAAAGTCGTGATATCGAGCAGCTTCATCAGGAAATGGCGTCTAAGCCAGCATTCGATGCCGCTAAAGTCGCCGCGATCAAAGAAGCGATCGCAAACGGTTCTTATCGTGTCGATCCTGAAAAGCTTGCAGATAACATGATGAAATTTGAAAACGAACTGGCAGACCGCGTTAAAGCATAA
- the gltX gene encoding glutamate--tRNA ligase, with the protein MTVKTRFAPSPTGYLHVGGARTALYSWLYAKSQGGEFVLRIEDTDLERNSQEAVDAILEGMQWLGLEWNEGPYFQTQRFDRYNEMVDKLLAEDKAYKCYASKELLDEVRAEQEANKEMPRYDAEHPKIKAANEAAKDGDPCVIRFRNPKEGSVVFEDQIRGRIEISNSQMDDLIIRRTDGSPTYNFCVVVDDWDMGITHVIRGEDHINNTPRQINIYEALGAPVPTFAHCAMILGDDGAKLSKRHGAVSVMQYRDMGYLPVALNNYLVRLGWSHGDQEIFSQEEMINLFSLNAISKSASAFNTDKLLWLNNHYIKTSDPEYVAEHLQWHLDQKGIKTENGPAITDVIKLVGERCNTLVELADQIGYFYQDFDAFDADAAKKHLRGVAKQPLEVALAKVEALTEWTTENLHQVIADVCTELEIGMGKIGMPLRVAVTGGGQSPSVDAVMQLIGKERVVARIKMALAFIAEREANA; encoded by the coding sequence ATGACGGTTAAAACTCGTTTTGCTCCTAGCCCAACTGGCTACCTACACGTTGGTGGTGCTCGTACAGCACTTTACTCTTGGTTATACGCGAAAAGCCAAGGTGGTGAGTTCGTTCTACGTATCGAAGATACTGACTTAGAGCGCAATTCTCAGGAAGCGGTAGATGCCATTCTTGAAGGTATGCAGTGGCTAGGTTTGGAATGGAACGAAGGTCCTTATTTCCAAACTCAGCGTTTTGACCGTTACAACGAGATGGTTGACAAGCTGCTTGCGGAAGACAAAGCGTACAAATGTTACGCATCAAAAGAGCTGCTTGATGAAGTTCGTGCAGAGCAAGAAGCCAACAAAGAAATGCCTCGCTATGACGCTGAGCATCCAAAAATCAAAGCGGCAAATGAAGCGGCAAAAGATGGCGATCCATGCGTGATTCGTTTCCGTAACCCGAAAGAGGGTAGCGTGGTATTCGAAGATCAAATCCGTGGTCGTATCGAAATCAGCAACAGCCAAATGGATGATCTCATCATCCGTCGCACTGACGGCTCACCAACCTACAACTTCTGTGTGGTGGTTGACGACTGGGATATGGGCATTACGCACGTTATTCGTGGCGAAGACCATATCAACAACACGCCTCGTCAAATCAACATCTATGAAGCATTAGGCGCGCCAGTCCCTACGTTTGCGCATTGTGCCATGATTCTAGGTGATGACGGTGCGAAACTGTCTAAGCGTCATGGTGCGGTATCAGTGATGCAATACCGCGATATGGGTTACTTGCCAGTGGCATTGAACAACTACCTCGTGCGCCTTGGTTGGTCTCACGGCGACCAAGAAATTTTCTCTCAAGAAGAGATGATCAACCTATTTAGCTTGAATGCTATCTCAAAGTCAGCGTCTGCGTTTAATACCGACAAGCTGCTTTGGTTGAATAACCACTACATCAAAACATCGGATCCTGAGTATGTGGCAGAACACCTGCAATGGCACTTGGATCAAAAGGGCATCAAGACAGAAAATGGTCCAGCCATCACTGACGTGATCAAACTGGTTGGTGAGCGTTGCAATACGTTGGTTGAGTTGGCCGATCAAATTGGTTACTTCTACCAAGATTTTGACGCATTTGATGCAGATGCAGCGAAAAAACACTTACGTGGTGTGGCGAAGCAGCCGCTAGAAGTCGCACTGGCTAAAGTGGAAGCACTTACTGAGTGGACAACAGAAAACCTACACCAAGTGATTGCCGATGTGTGTACTGAGCTTGAAATCGGTATGGGCAAAATCGGTATGCCTCTGCGTGTTGCTGTTACTGGTGGCGGTCAGTCTCCTTCTGTGGATGCGGTGATGCAGCTCATCGGTAAAGAGCGTGTTGTTGCGCGTATTAAGATGGCGTTGGCGTTTATTGCAGAGCGTGAAGCAAACGCATAA
- a CDS encoding protein-glutamate O-methyltransferase, whose translation MTAITISDQEYRDFSRFLESQCGIVLGDSKQYLVRSRLSPLVTKFKLASLSDLLRDVVTGRNRELRVAAVDAMTTNETLWFRDTYPFTVLAEKLLPEVAASRRPIKIWSAASSSGQEPYSMAMTVLETQQRKPGMLTSVSITATDISASMLDMCRAGVYDNLALGRGLSPERRRTFFEDAGDGRMKVKDNVKRLVNFRPQNLMDSYALLGKFDIIFCRNVLIYFSPDMKSKVLNQMANSLNPGGYLLLGASESLTGLTDRFEMVRCNPGIIYKLK comes from the coding sequence ATGACTGCTATTACAATCAGTGACCAAGAGTATCGAGACTTTAGCCGTTTTCTAGAGTCCCAGTGCGGCATCGTATTGGGTGACAGTAAGCAGTATTTGGTCCGTAGCCGTCTCAGTCCATTGGTCACCAAATTCAAACTAGCTTCACTCTCAGATCTTCTAAGAGATGTGGTCACTGGCCGCAATCGCGAACTTCGAGTGGCAGCAGTCGATGCAATGACGACAAACGAAACCTTGTGGTTTCGTGATACCTATCCTTTCACCGTGTTGGCAGAAAAGCTTTTGCCTGAGGTTGCGGCAAGCCGTCGCCCTATTAAAATTTGGTCAGCGGCAAGTTCTTCAGGTCAAGAACCTTATTCGATGGCAATGACGGTGCTAGAGACTCAACAACGCAAGCCCGGCATGTTAACCAGCGTGTCAATCACCGCGACGGATATCTCAGCCAGTATGTTGGATATGTGCCGTGCTGGTGTGTATGACAACCTGGCCCTAGGACGTGGTCTTTCTCCTGAGCGACGTCGCACGTTTTTTGAAGACGCAGGCGATGGCCGTATGAAAGTCAAAGACAACGTAAAGCGTTTGGTGAACTTTAGGCCACAAAACTTGATGGATAGCTATGCGTTACTGGGTAAATTTGACATCATTTTCTGCCGAAACGTATTGATTTACTTTTCACCAGATATGAAATCAAAAGTGCTCAATCAGATGGCGAACAGCTTGAACCCTGGTGGTTACTTACTGCTAGGGGCATCAGAGTCTCTCACTGGATTGACAGACCGATTCGAAATGGTTCGTTGTAATCCAGGTATCATCTATAAGTTGAAGTAA
- the flgP gene encoding flagellar assembly lipoprotein FlgP produces MKKYLIAFVMLLMVGCQPLQQMRQDDMLVAVGYASISEQTGRTDEEKRVRAMRASKIDAYRELAEQVYGMRVSGRAHLEDQRLGVENTSGAVDGVIRGAEVVRSYPVGDSYVTELRLDIRKMDKLRDYGEVQQIPEKRQQTLF; encoded by the coding sequence ATGAAAAAGTATCTTATCGCTTTCGTTATGCTCCTTATGGTGGGATGCCAACCGCTGCAACAGATGCGTCAAGACGATATGCTGGTTGCCGTGGGGTATGCCAGTATTAGTGAACAAACAGGCCGCACAGATGAAGAAAAACGCGTTCGTGCTATGCGTGCTTCTAAAATTGATGCGTATCGTGAACTTGCCGAGCAGGTTTATGGTATGCGAGTGAGTGGCAGAGCGCATTTGGAAGATCAACGTTTGGGTGTTGAAAATACTTCCGGTGCGGTTGATGGTGTGATCCGTGGTGCAGAAGTGGTGCGTAGTTACCCTGTGGGCGACAGCTATGTAACTGAACTGCGTTTAGATATCCGTAAGATGGATAAGCTGCGTGACTACGGTGAAGTTCAGCAGATCCCTGAAAAAAGGCAGCAAACACTTTTCTAA
- a CDS encoding chemotaxis protein CheV, which translates to MTGILDSVNQRTQLVGQNRLELLTFRLMGRQRYGINVFKVKEVLQCPKLTSMPNLHPLVKGVAHIRGHTVSVIDLSLAIGGRPTQDIDKCFVVIAEFNRSIQAFLVTSVERIINMHWEAILPPPDGAGKANYLTAVTNIDNELVEILDVEKILAEIAPVDETMDSSIGEEIAKVETEKAIVRRILIADDSTVARKQVERAITNIGFECVAVKDGKEAYEKLLEMAADGPIRDQISLVISDIEMPEMDGYTLTAEIRRHAELKDLYVILHSSLSGVFNQAMVERVGANAFIAKFNPDELGNAVKTALTN; encoded by the coding sequence ATGACGGGGATTCTTGATTCAGTGAATCAGCGGACGCAACTCGTAGGTCAAAATAGACTTGAGTTGCTGACCTTTCGTTTAATGGGCCGACAACGTTATGGTATTAACGTATTTAAAGTCAAAGAAGTGCTACAGTGCCCTAAGCTTACTTCAATGCCTAATCTGCACCCACTGGTAAAAGGTGTTGCTCATATTCGTGGCCATACCGTGTCGGTGATTGACCTAAGCCTAGCAATTGGCGGACGTCCAACTCAAGATATCGATAAATGTTTTGTGGTTATCGCAGAGTTCAACCGTTCCATTCAGGCGTTCCTGGTAACTTCTGTTGAGCGTATTATTAATATGCATTGGGAGGCTATCTTGCCACCACCAGATGGTGCTGGTAAAGCGAACTACCTAACCGCAGTAACCAACATTGACAATGAGTTAGTTGAAATTCTCGACGTTGAGAAAATTTTGGCTGAAATCGCGCCAGTGGATGAAACGATGGATTCTTCTATTGGTGAAGAAATTGCCAAGGTGGAAACTGAAAAAGCGATCGTACGTCGCATCTTGATTGCTGACGACTCAACCGTTGCTCGTAAACAGGTAGAGCGCGCCATTACCAATATTGGTTTTGAATGCGTGGCGGTTAAAGATGGTAAAGAGGCTTACGAGAAGCTGCTTGAAATGGCCGCAGATGGCCCGATTAGAGATCAGATTTCTCTTGTGATTTCGGATATCGAAATGCCTGAGATGGATGGTTATACTTTAACGGCGGAAATTCGCCGCCATGCAGAGCTAAAAGATCTGTATGTGATCCTGCACTCCTCTCTCAGTGGTGTCTTTAACCAAGCCATGGTTGAACGAGTCGGCGCAAATGCGTTTATCGCGAAGTTCAATCCAGACGAATTGGGTAATGCAGTGAAAACTGCACTAACAAACTAA
- a CDS encoding flagellar assembly protein FlgT yields the protein MKKITFGLFSTIWMTLISLNAHAAWYEATGVATIVSSEEVARVHALEDALYKAVNFSGADIGSLSNLRPFLEESRTEYQFTNHEVRYILVQSQRSKGNKVEVRARIDIYPSATGCHVSQYKKTILVGNIDVASPQQAVMGQIYKVGDDFSHVINRQFDQESRSFVSVGTTDYDIDRRNPERIKMIAQDTGAQYIIGGVITDLTATIESKLLVDDVINRQFALEMQVYDGKTGNEVYSRSYREVAKWPFAKTSQIDTRSARFWASTYGEMMLRVSRNIMLDMESEVSCKITLPEVVAVFGNTVTMDLGRVHGVREGDRLQLWHTASFIDQYGLPRNKVSQSEITLTVSRVYENEAELTVDQPNLASSIQIGDVMHKPL from the coding sequence ATGAAAAAAATCACTTTTGGCCTATTTTCAACAATTTGGATGACACTCATTTCTCTGAATGCTCATGCTGCATGGTATGAAGCGACGGGAGTTGCCACCATTGTTTCATCTGAAGAAGTGGCAAGAGTTCACGCCTTAGAGGACGCGTTATATAAAGCCGTCAACTTTTCTGGGGCAGACATCGGCAGCCTCAGTAATCTTCGCCCATTTCTTGAAGAGAGCCGCACAGAGTATCAATTCACTAACCACGAAGTCCGCTACATCCTGGTTCAGTCTCAACGATCCAAAGGGAATAAGGTCGAAGTACGTGCCAGAATTGATATTTATCCATCGGCAACAGGTTGCCACGTTAGCCAATATAAAAAGACCATTTTGGTCGGCAATATCGATGTTGCCTCCCCCCAACAAGCGGTGATGGGGCAAATCTACAAAGTGGGGGACGATTTCAGCCACGTCATTAACCGACAGTTTGATCAGGAATCAAGAAGTTTTGTTTCGGTCGGCACCACTGATTACGATATTGATCGACGTAATCCGGAACGTATCAAGATGATTGCCCAAGACACTGGTGCTCAATACATCATCGGTGGTGTCATCACTGACTTAACCGCGACGATCGAATCGAAATTACTGGTGGATGACGTGATCAATCGCCAGTTTGCCCTCGAAATGCAGGTGTACGATGGCAAAACGGGCAATGAAGTGTATTCAAGAAGCTACCGTGAAGTGGCGAAGTGGCCGTTTGCAAAAACCAGCCAAATTGACACTCGCAGTGCGCGCTTCTGGGCTTCAACCTATGGTGAGATGATGCTGCGAGTCAGCCGTAACATCATGTTAGATATGGAATCGGAAGTGTCGTGCAAGATCACCTTGCCAGAAGTTGTGGCTGTTTTTGGCAATACCGTCACGATGGATCTCGGCCGAGTTCATGGTGTGCGCGAAGGCGACAGGTTGCAACTTTGGCACACGGCTTCGTTTATTGATCAGTACGGCTTGCCACGCAATAAAGTATCTCAAAGCGAAATTACCTTAACGGTTTCTCGAGTTTATGAAAATGAAGCCGAGTTGACGGTGGATCAACCGAACTTAGCCTCCAGTATCCAGATTGGCGACGTAATGCACAAACCGCTTTAA
- a CDS encoding YccT family protein, whose amino-acid sequence MKKMMILSALALFSSSLFAANLTLQKEITPQIVNGEGVTLQEVHNGNRIELKPGHNQIAVTIGQIVFEDGKRRKFDSQPLLLEFVAKPEQALTLKYGKFRTIDDAKKFENNPTVHLTDAQGNPVAFTMVQLYKGGLQGFRDYEREVADYNAQKAQKADSAPLVNHDPKAMDLKTAFKEMTRQEQQAFMQWAMQNLK is encoded by the coding sequence ATGAAAAAAATGATGATTCTGAGTGCGCTAGCACTATTTAGCAGCTCACTGTTCGCTGCCAACCTGACGCTGCAGAAGGAAATTACGCCACAAATCGTCAATGGTGAAGGCGTGACGCTTCAAGAAGTGCATAATGGCAATCGCATCGAATTAAAACCGGGCCACAATCAGATTGCGGTGACGATTGGACAAATTGTTTTTGAAGATGGCAAACGCCGCAAATTTGATTCACAACCATTATTGCTTGAGTTTGTCGCCAAGCCAGAACAAGCGCTGACACTAAAGTATGGCAAGTTCCGTACGATTGACGACGCGAAAAAATTTGAAAACAACCCAACGGTGCACTTGACGGATGCTCAAGGAAATCCGGTCGCATTTACCATGGTTCAGCTCTATAAAGGTGGCCTGCAAGGGTTTCGTGATTACGAACGAGAAGTCGCAGATTACAACGCGCAGAAAGCACAAAAGGCGGACAGCGCACCACTCGTTAATCACGATCCAAAAGCAATGGATCTTAAAACTGCATTTAAAGAAATGACTCGACAAGAGCAGCAAGCCTTTATGCAATGGGCAATGCAAAACTTAAAATAG